From one Candidatus Gastranaerophilales bacterium genomic stretch:
- a CDS encoding LamB/YcsF family protein, translated as MLSINDLKKDTEKKIYYINTNCDLAQSFGVYHNELELELLPYASAVNISCAAHSGDPLTIRNALLYAKNYNVEIGAHIGYPDIQGFGYRTMDLNEEEMEALVLFQIGAISSLAKAYGLKVTHVRPHGALYVKAVNDFQTMLSMAKAIAKTDKWLVLLACECPNLRKAAELAGIKCAGEVFLDKKYKIDGTPDFEAKDIVDIDYSVKVLENLLENQSVVNEEGGLTKVKFESIHLNMKNEISLDIAQTVKNKLERPVPLALSIMEDKSWI; from the coding sequence ATGTTATCAATAAATGATTTAAAAAAAGATACGGAAAAAAAGATTTACTATATAAACACCAACTGTGATTTAGCGCAAAGCTTCGGTGTTTATCACAATGAGCTTGAACTTGAACTTCTACCTTACGCTTCTGCAGTCAATATTTCTTGTGCTGCGCATTCGGGCGACCCGTTAACTATCAGGAACGCTTTATTGTATGCCAAAAATTACAACGTAGAAATCGGAGCGCATATAGGATATCCCGATATTCAGGGTTTTGGTTACAGGACAATGGATTTGAATGAGGAAGAAATGGAAGCCTTGGTACTGTTTCAAATAGGTGCAATATCATCTTTGGCAAAGGCTTATGGGCTAAAAGTTACGCATGTAAGACCGCATGGTGCGCTTTATGTAAAAGCCGTAAATGATTTTCAGACAATGCTTTCTATGGCAAAAGCTATTGCAAAAACTGATAAATGGCTTGTTTTGCTGGCTTGCGAATGTCCGAATTTAAGAAAAGCAGCCGAGCTTGCAGGGATAAAATGCGCAGGTGAAGTATTTTTGGATAAAAAATATAAAATTGACGGTACTCCTGATTTTGAGGCAAAGGATATTGTAGATATAGACTACAGCGTGAAAGTGCTTGAAAATTTACTGGAAAACCAATCCGTAGTTAATGAAGAAGGCGGATTAACCAAAGTTAAATTTGAGTCAATACATCTTAATATGAAGAATGAAATTTCACTTGATATAGCGCAAACAGTAAAGAACAAACTCGAGCGTCCCGTGCCTTTGGCATTGAGTATTATGGAAGATAAGAGCTGGATTTAG
- a CDS encoding YvcK family protein gives MKLFNKYTTWLIPGLQVKRWFLLVLLGALFLFVGAVFFFTLEPVYEIVTFLKSIASKLNLQIAGITLILAGAGAFYLGLRRAYISMFDAINPKNKDLVLENLFKRRMLNKGPKIVVIGGGTGLSTILKGLKNITNNLTAIVTVGDDGGSSGRLRAEFGVLPPGDIRNCIAALADEEDLVTELFQYRFKKGSGLEGHSFGNLFLSVLCEITGDMYSAIKESSKVLAIRGRVLPSTLDDMRLRAEMEDGRIIDGESNIPEAQGKIIRLFCEPKHPKALKEALDNISDADIIIMGPGSLYTSVIPNLLVEEITQAIAGASAQKAYICNVMTQPGETDDYTVSDHLKAILNHSKNKNIIDTVFINNELPDNLADKYQIAGSFPVKYDKEEVQKLGLNVIRRKLIEEDKNGFVRHSPTRLSRVVYIWYKKKFDANKVDLPFEPR, from the coding sequence TTGAAATTATTTAATAAGTATACCACCTGGTTGATTCCGGGTTTGCAGGTTAAAAGATGGTTTTTACTGGTATTATTAGGCGCACTTTTTCTGTTTGTAGGTGCGGTATTTTTCTTTACCCTTGAACCTGTGTATGAAATAGTAACGTTTTTGAAATCCATAGCCTCCAAACTTAATCTGCAGATAGCCGGTATTACTCTGATACTTGCGGGTGCAGGGGCTTTTTATCTGGGGTTAAGAAGAGCGTATATTTCAATGTTCGATGCTATCAACCCTAAAAATAAAGATTTGGTTTTAGAAAATTTATTCAAAAGAAGGATGCTTAACAAAGGACCGAAAATAGTTGTAATAGGCGGCGGCACCGGCTTGTCCACAATTTTAAAAGGGCTTAAAAATATAACCAATAACCTTACCGCCATTGTAACGGTTGGAGATGACGGCGGCAGCTCCGGCAGGTTAAGAGCAGAGTTCGGGGTGCTTCCTCCCGGTGATATCAGAAACTGCATTGCGGCTTTGGCTGATGAAGAAGATTTGGTAACGGAGCTTTTTCAATACAGATTTAAAAAAGGCAGCGGGCTTGAAGGACATAGTTTTGGCAACCTGTTTTTATCCGTGTTATGTGAAATCACAGGTGATATGTATAGCGCAATTAAAGAATCTTCAAAGGTTTTAGCCATAAGAGGCAGGGTACTGCCGTCTACTTTGGACGATATGCGCCTAAGAGCGGAAATGGAAGACGGCAGGATAATAGACGGCGAGTCTAACATTCCCGAGGCTCAGGGCAAAATAATAAGATTATTTTGCGAGCCTAAGCATCCTAAAGCGCTTAAAGAGGCTCTGGATAATATTAGTGATGCCGATATAATTATAATGGGACCGGGCAGTCTTTATACCAGTGTAATCCCCAATTTATTGGTAGAAGAAATTACACAGGCTATAGCCGGCGCCTCTGCACAAAAAGCTTATATTTGCAATGTAATGACACAACCCGGTGAAACCGATGATTATACGGTGTCTGACCATCTGAAAGCAATTTTAAATCATTCCAAAAACAAAAATATTATAGATACCGTATTTATTAATAACGAATTGCCTGACAATCTGGCTGATAAATATCAGATAGCAGGTTCGTTCCCCGTAAAATACGATAAAGAAGAAGTTCAGAAATTAGGGCTTAATGTAATAAGAAGAAAACTTATAGAAGAAGACAAAAACGGTTTTGTCCGCCATAGTCCTACCCGTTTGTCCCGGGTTGTATACATTTGGTATAAGAAAAAATTTGATGCAAATAAAGTAGATTTGCCGTTTGAACCGAGGTAA
- the panB gene encoding 3-methyl-2-oxobutanoate hydroxymethyltransferase, whose protein sequence is MQHITSETLIQMKKAQQKIVCITAYDYSTAKIIDKSGIDLILVGDSAAMVMMGYKDTCQIGMDEMLIFTKGVANGVENALLIADMPAGTYETSLEAGIKNAKAFIEAGAKGVKLETCNEHILNLVRELKNLNIPVVAHLGFTPQHVDKLGGYKVQVKEFAQAQDVLAQAKQLEEAGAIALVLEMVPEIPAKYISENLTVPTIGIGAGQYCDGQILVVDDLLGKFSDFTPKFVKKYADLNEVISQAVSSYSQDVKKGKFPEDVHKFNITEEEKEKFSNARM, encoded by the coding sequence ATGCAGCACATAACATCAGAAACTTTAATTCAAATGAAAAAAGCTCAACAAAAAATTGTCTGTATAACAGCGTACGATTACTCCACAGCAAAGATTATAGACAAGTCCGGTATTGATTTGATTTTGGTTGGTGATTCTGCCGCAATGGTCATGATGGGATATAAAGATACTTGCCAAATCGGTATGGATGAAATGCTTATATTTACAAAAGGAGTTGCCAACGGAGTGGAGAATGCCCTTTTAATAGCGGATATGCCTGCGGGGACTTATGAAACTTCGCTTGAAGCAGGAATAAAAAATGCAAAAGCTTTTATAGAGGCAGGTGCTAAGGGCGTTAAACTTGAAACTTGCAATGAACATATACTTAATCTTGTAAGAGAGCTGAAAAATCTCAATATTCCTGTTGTGGCGCATTTGGGGTTTACGCCTCAACATGTTGATAAGCTTGGCGGATACAAAGTTCAGGTAAAAGAATTTGCGCAGGCGCAGGATGTTTTGGCGCAGGCAAAGCAGCTTGAAGAAGCAGGCGCTATTGCTTTGGTGCTTGAAATGGTTCCCGAAATCCCCGCAAAATATATAAGCGAAAACTTAACCGTACCGACAATAGGAATAGGAGCAGGACAATATTGCGACGGTCAAATTCTGGTAGTTGACGACTTACTCGGGAAGTTCAGCGACTTTACCCCTAAATTTGTAAAAAAATATGCTGATTTGAATGAAGTAATTTCACAAGCTGTTTCGAGTTATTCACAAGACGTAAAAAAAGGCAAGTTTCCTGAAGATGTTCATAAATTTAATATCACAGAAGAAGAGAAAGAAAAATTTTCAAATGCACGTATGTAA
- the panC gene encoding pantoate--beta-alanine ligase translates to MHVCKTVKETGEIIREWKQQGFNVGLVPTMGALHAGHKSLIDKARTSCDKVVVSIFVNPTQFGPDEDFDKYPRTFDRDKKLCEQAGVDLIFHPDVSDMYEGKHNFTVQVPRFYNDKLCGKTRQGHFNGVATVVLKLFNITTPDYAFFGQKDLQQLIILKQMCQNLNIPAEIVLCPIIREESGLALSSRNSYLTAKEKEKAASINAVLGKIQELYTQGVTDKDKVFKQALELLDNSIRIEYLEAHSLNNLDYSDKLQHNTFIAIAVKLNNVRLIDNVIL, encoded by the coding sequence ATGCACGTATGTAAAACAGTAAAAGAAACCGGAGAAATAATCAGGGAATGGAAACAACAAGGTTTTAATGTAGGGCTTGTTCCGACTATGGGCGCTTTGCATGCCGGACATAAAAGTCTGATAGACAAAGCCCGTACTTCCTGTGATAAAGTAGTAGTCAGTATCTTTGTTAATCCTACACAGTTTGGTCCTGATGAGGATTTTGATAAATACCCCAGAACTTTTGACAGGGACAAAAAACTGTGCGAACAGGCGGGCGTTGATTTGATTTTTCACCCTGATGTCAGTGATATGTACGAAGGTAAACATAATTTTACAGTGCAGGTTCCCCGATTTTATAACGATAAACTGTGCGGTAAAACAAGGCAGGGACATTTTAACGGGGTTGCAACCGTTGTATTGAAACTCTTTAACATAACAACTCCCGATTATGCATTTTTCGGGCAAAAGGATTTGCAGCAGCTCATTATTTTAAAACAAATGTGCCAAAATCTTAACATACCCGCGGAGATAGTATTATGCCCCATTATAAGAGAGGAGAGCGGGCTTGCTTTGAGTTCAAGGAATTCCTATCTTACTGCTAAGGAAAAAGAAAAAGCGGCTTCCATTAATGCTGTTCTTGGCAAAATACAAGAGTTATACACGCAAGGTGTAACCGACAAGGATAAGGTTTTTAAGCAAGCACTGGAATTACTTGATAATTCAATAAGAATAGAATATCTTGAAGCGCATAGTCTTAATAATCTTGATTATTCGGACAAATTACAACATAATACTTTTATAGCTATAGCCGTAAAATTAAATAATGTTAGGTTAATTGATAATGTGATTTTGTAA
- a CDS encoding 1-acyl-sn-glycerol-3-phosphate acyltransferase, with amino-acid sequence MFIVKDKMKKNFREELYDYIPPSLRRKKADPFIKAKFSPFWMMIWDFFVSQMISRRFYSIRIKNLKHYDAIDPDAATIFYAQHNCWWDGIIGYYLCRNILKVPMNIMVEDLIKFPLLANVGAFSVDKKSPKSTLHVVNYCADFLTKEKINLWLFPQGVIKPPNHRPLEFQKGLTYIAQKCKKINLIPVAVQYPFVRQGLPEVLIDMGKPIFLDKDINRSEYTAFLENDFTNMLENQLTEISNGEIYKYEIFWRKADGFGKTLEKIFKNRIK; translated from the coding sequence ATGTTTATAGTAAAAGATAAGATGAAAAAGAATTTTAGAGAAGAACTTTACGATTATATCCCGCCTTCACTTCGCCGTAAAAAAGCGGATCCTTTTATTAAGGCGAAATTTAGTCCATTTTGGATGATGATTTGGGATTTTTTTGTTAGCCAGATGATTAGCAGGCGCTTTTATTCTATCAGGATAAAAAACCTGAAACATTATGACGCGATTGACCCTGATGCGGCAACAATTTTTTATGCACAGCATAATTGCTGGTGGGATGGTATTATTGGCTATTATTTATGCAGAAATATTTTAAAAGTTCCTATGAATATTATGGTGGAGGATTTAATAAAATTTCCGCTTCTTGCTAATGTAGGTGCGTTTTCTGTCGATAAAAAATCGCCAAAATCCACTTTGCATGTGGTAAATTATTGTGCGGACTTTTTAACAAAAGAGAAGATTAACTTATGGCTGTTCCCCCAAGGTGTTATCAAACCACCAAACCACAGACCTTTGGAATTTCAGAAGGGTTTAACCTACATAGCGCAAAAATGTAAAAAAATTAATCTTATACCCGTTGCAGTTCAATATCCTTTTGTAAGGCAAGGGCTGCCGGAAGTTTTAATTGATATGGGCAAACCTATCTTTTTGGACAAAGATATTAATCGCAGTGAATACACCGCATTTTTAGAGAATGATTTTACCAATATGCTTGAGAACCAGCTTACAGAAATTTCCAACGGTGAAATATACAAGTATGAAATATTCTGGAGAAAAGCGGACGGCTTCGGCAAAACTCTTGAAAAAATCTTCAAAAACAGAATTAAGTAA
- a CDS encoding alpha/beta fold hydrolase has protein sequence MKFTFKKVILFTLFLISVFYIYVYAFDVEKKSVYHPEKAYLPPELYLLDKFTANSQRIDDDTVLSYWYIRGEKDKPTILYTEGTFRNMSYFQEKIKFLVQNNYPVILYDYRGYGQSTNKPSEEGIYSDLDKFIEHICSDYNITENDIIIWGHSLGGAVATEAATKHKFKGVIIEAAFTSMDDMKKYGAKLLSNNPFQYVLNRVVFTLVPVTQKFDNLAKIDKINSSTLILHSKPDSFIPYEMSIELNKKNPATKLYISEKGEHEDPYWHNQEILKFIKTLK, from the coding sequence ATGAAATTTACATTTAAAAAAGTTATTTTATTTACTTTATTTTTAATATCCGTATTTTATATTTATGTATACGCATTTGATGTGGAAAAAAAGTCTGTCTATCACCCTGAAAAAGCTTATCTGCCTCCGGAATTATATTTGCTTGATAAATTTACGGCAAATTCACAGAGAATTGATGATGATACAGTTCTTTCCTACTGGTATATAAGAGGAGAAAAAGATAAACCTACCATATTGTATACAGAGGGTACTTTTCGTAATATGAGCTACTTTCAGGAGAAAATTAAATTCCTGGTTCAGAATAATTATCCTGTTATTCTATATGATTACAGGGGTTACGGACAAAGTACCAATAAGCCTTCTGAAGAAGGGATATACAGTGATTTGGACAAATTTATAGAACATATTTGCAGCGACTATAACATAACCGAAAATGATATTATTATTTGGGGGCATTCTTTGGGCGGTGCTGTTGCTACCGAAGCCGCAACAAAGCATAAATTTAAAGGTGTTATTATAGAAGCCGCTTTTACAAGTATGGATGATATGAAAAAATACGGAGCAAAACTGCTCAGTAATAACCCTTTTCAATATGTTTTGAACCGTGTTGTATTTACCCTGGTGCCTGTAACACAAAAATTTGATAATTTGGCAAAGATAGACAAAATCAACTCAAGTACTCTGATACTCCATTCCAAGCCTGATTCTTTTATCCCTTATGAGATGAGTATAGAGCTTAACAAAAAAAATCCTGCTACAAAATTGTACATTTCAGAAAAAGGCGAACATGAAGACCCTTATTGGCATAATCAGGAAATATTAAAATTTATAAAAACTTTGAAGTAG
- the mnmA gene encoding tRNA 2-thiouridine(34) synthase MnmA, whose translation MNYKNKKVAVALSGGVDSAVTALLLKNQGCEVLGITGLMVEDRDTPAFIAGAKKVADAIGIEHFVLDLTCDFKNEVIEYFNNSYKKAQTPNPCGVCNKKIKWGRIFDYAINELGCDYFATGHYADINCHNGVYRLERAACDNKDQLYFLFDLTQEQLAKTLFPLGKYSSKDEIRQIAAKNNLPNKSNKDSQGICFIKKPLSVKKYLLNTLKVTRGKFVNIKTGEVVGKHDGYFQYTIGQRRGIGVSDTYPLYVCDINPEENTVYVGYEQDTYSSELKANKVNWQQSEFKDKEFKALAKIRYNTEAKPCRVLPDKEGFRVLFDEPVFAIAKGQICVIYDEDNSFLICGGRIV comes from the coding sequence ATGAATTATAAAAATAAAAAAGTTGCCGTTGCTTTAAGCGGTGGGGTAGACAGCGCTGTTACCGCACTGTTGCTTAAAAATCAAGGTTGTGAAGTATTGGGTATAACAGGATTAATGGTTGAAGACAGAGATACCCCTGCCTTCATCGCAGGTGCAAAAAAAGTTGCGGATGCGATAGGTATAGAGCATTTTGTCTTGGATTTAACTTGTGATTTTAAAAATGAAGTAATCGAGTATTTTAATAATTCCTACAAAAAAGCCCAAACCCCAAACCCCTGCGGTGTTTGCAATAAAAAAATCAAATGGGGCAGAATTTTTGATTATGCAATAAATGAGCTTGGCTGCGATTATTTCGCAACCGGACATTATGCTGACATCAACTGCCATAACGGCGTATACAGGCTTGAGCGCGCAGCTTGCGATAATAAAGACCAGCTTTACTTTTTATTTGATTTAACGCAAGAACAGCTTGCAAAGACTTTATTTCCTTTGGGAAAATATTCATCAAAAGACGAAATCAGACAAATTGCCGCAAAAAATAATCTGCCCAATAAATCCAACAAAGACAGTCAGGGTATCTGTTTTATAAAAAAACCGCTTAGTGTAAAAAAATATCTCTTAAACACCCTAAAAGTAACAAGAGGGAAGTTTGTTAACATTAAAACAGGTGAAGTCGTCGGAAAACATGACGGATATTTCCAATATACAATAGGGCAAAGAAGAGGGATAGGGGTATCGGATACTTACCCTTTGTACGTTTGTGATATAAACCCTGAAGAAAATACAGTTTATGTAGGGTACGAACAAGATACATATTCAAGTGAACTTAAAGCAAACAAGGTAAACTGGCAGCAGAGCGAATTTAAAGATAAAGAATTTAAAGCTCTTGCTAAAATCAGATATAATACAGAAGCAAAACCCTGCAGAGTTTTGCCTGACAAAGAAGGGTTCAGGGTCCTATTTGACGAGCCTGTATTTGCCATAGCTAAAGGTCAGATATGTGTTATATATGATGAAGACAACAGCTTCTTAATTTGCGGCGGCAGGATTGTCTAA
- a CDS encoding DUF3536 domain-containing protein, whose protein sequence is MSTNKKYLTIHGHFYQPPRENPWLEAIEVQESAKPFHDWNERIDYECYNPNSVSRIVDGNNKIIDIVNNYEYISFNFGPTLLSWLEEYDSKTYERIIEADTASLQERDGHGNALAQNYNHIIMPLANERDKYTQVIWGIKDFLYRFGRKPEGMWVAETAIDYDTVDVLIDCGIKFTILSPFQALKTKEMAPTAAWVDVSAGNIDPARSYRCYSKSDPEKYLDVFFYDGSISKSVAFDNLLQNGEKFISRLKDGTCPCRNYNQLVNIATDGESYGHHTKFGDMALSYVLRNRAEKEGFTITNYAQYLSLEPPKYEVELKPVSSWSCFHGVERWNSDCGCQTGSQPGWNQKWRKPLRQALNYLRDELITIFEEAGGVYFQNVWKARNDYIDVLLDRNQDNIEQFIAKHQKYTLENDDVVQAIKLLEMQRQSLLSFTSCGWFFSEISGIETLQIMKYAARAIQLAGEFSDKDIEGEFLEILDQAKSNIPEFGTGKQIYEKWVKPSVVDVKQFISHWAITSLYQQHETTSDLYCYEMVKKDYRMVNKNRTDLIVGRIEAKSKITMEKHDMIFALLHFGGEDFQCAIKDFTGITDYNSMKSDLIEKYDRCTLTDVVRAIDEYFGKEYYTITNLFTKEKKAILSNLLSEKLDKFVNTFNELYSDGKPSILQLREIGLETPMEFKIVAEYIISKKFNNLIKNAENLINDELVQKCLYYIKEAQTLSVKLHKEPSRKIFEAKILRNIKRLIENTDIYQAHKLVNILSVSKQLDINPQIREAQNIYFQKIFKILPLMIKDLGSSHRLKNDKILLNHLINIGELLDVDVKELYIKLSNVKEPR, encoded by the coding sequence ATGAGCACAAATAAAAAATATTTAACAATACACGGGCATTTTTATCAGCCTCCAAGGGAAAACCCCTGGCTTGAAGCAATTGAAGTTCAGGAAAGTGCCAAACCTTTTCATGATTGGAATGAAAGAATAGATTACGAATGTTATAACCCTAACAGCGTTTCACGTATAGTTGACGGCAATAACAAGATTATAGATATTGTAAATAATTATGAATATATAAGTTTCAACTTTGGACCGACTTTGTTATCCTGGCTTGAAGAATATGATTCAAAGACTTACGAAAGAATTATAGAAGCCGATACAGCAAGCCTGCAGGAACGTGACGGGCATGGGAACGCACTGGCGCAAAATTATAACCATATTATAATGCCGCTTGCAAATGAAAGGGATAAATATACACAAGTTATTTGGGGAATAAAAGACTTTCTATACCGTTTTGGGCGTAAGCCTGAAGGAATGTGGGTAGCAGAAACAGCTATAGATTATGATACCGTTGATGTATTAATTGACTGCGGTATAAAATTCACGATATTATCACCGTTTCAGGCTTTAAAAACAAAAGAAATGGCACCAACTGCCGCTTGGGTTGATGTTTCAGCAGGTAATATCGACCCTGCACGGTCTTATCGCTGCTACTCCAAGTCTGACCCCGAAAAATATCTGGATGTATTTTTCTATGACGGCTCTATTTCTAAATCAGTCGCATTTGATAACTTACTGCAAAACGGTGAAAAGTTCATTTCCAGATTAAAAGACGGAACATGCCCTTGCCGAAATTATAACCAGCTTGTAAATATTGCCACAGACGGCGAAAGTTACGGACATCATACTAAATTCGGTGATATGGCTCTATCTTACGTTCTTAGAAACAGAGCTGAAAAAGAAGGCTTTACAATCACAAATTATGCGCAATATCTGTCTTTAGAGCCGCCAAAATATGAAGTGGAATTGAAACCTGTGTCATCCTGGAGCTGCTTCCACGGTGTAGAGCGCTGGAACAGCGATTGCGGATGCCAAACAGGCTCACAGCCGGGCTGGAATCAAAAATGGAGAAAGCCTTTAAGGCAAGCATTGAATTACCTGCGTGACGAGTTAATTACTATCTTTGAAGAAGCAGGCGGAGTGTATTTCCAAAATGTTTGGAAAGCCCGAAATGATTATATTGATGTGTTATTAGACAGGAATCAAGATAATATAGAACAATTTATAGCTAAACATCAAAAATATACCCTGGAAAATGATGATGTTGTTCAGGCAATAAAATTGCTTGAAATGCAGCGCCAGTCTCTACTGTCATTTACAAGCTGCGGATGGTTTTTCTCTGAAATTTCAGGTATCGAAACCTTGCAGATAATGAAATACGCCGCCCGTGCCATACAACTAGCAGGTGAATTTTCAGACAAAGATATCGAAGGCGAGTTTTTGGAGATTTTGGATCAGGCGAAAAGTAATATCCCTGAATTCGGAACAGGAAAACAAATATATGAAAAATGGGTAAAACCCAGTGTTGTTGATGTTAAACAATTTATCAGCCATTGGGCTATCACGTCTTTGTATCAACAGCATGAAACAACCAGTGATTTATACTGCTATGAAATGGTCAAAAAAGATTACCGTATGGTAAACAAAAACAGGACCGACTTGATTGTGGGAAGAATAGAAGCAAAATCCAAAATTACAATGGAAAAACATGATATGATTTTTGCTCTTTTGCACTTTGGCGGAGAGGATTTCCAATGCGCCATTAAAGATTTCACAGGCATTACAGATTATAATTCAATGAAATCAGACCTTATAGAAAAATATGACAGATGTACACTTACAGATGTAGTCAGAGCTATTGACGAATATTTCGGCAAAGAATACTACACTATTACTAACCTGTTCACAAAGGAAAAGAAAGCTATTTTGAGCAATTTGTTAAGCGAAAAACTGGACAAATTTGTCAACACCTTTAACGAATTGTACTCTGACGGCAAACCTTCAATTTTACAGCTTAGAGAAATAGGGCTTGAAACACCCATGGAGTTCAAAATTGTTGCAGAGTACATTATAAGTAAAAAGTTTAATAACCTGATAAAAAATGCTGAAAATCTTATCAACGATGAATTGGTACAAAAATGCTTGTATTATATAAAAGAAGCGCAAACCTTAAGTGTCAAATTGCACAAAGAACCATCAAGAAAGATTTTTGAAGCTAAAATCCTCAGAAATATAAAGAGGCTTATTGAAAATACCGATATTTATCAGGCTCATAAACTTGTAAATATTTTAAGTGTCAGCAAACAGCTTGATATCAATCCGCAAATAAGAGAGGCTCAAAATATTTATTTTCAAAAAATATTTAAAATACTGCCTCTTATGATTAAAGATTTGGGCAGTTCTCATCGTTTAAAAAATGATAAAATTCTGTTAAATCATCTTATAAATATAGGTGAATTACTGGATGTTGATGTCAAAGAATTGTATATTAAACTAAGCAATGTGAAGGAACCGAGATGA
- a CDS encoding alpha/beta hydrolase: MNMKNTIILILILAVGICFCADIAFAQSKKRTTRILEIQTGDELIISSKLTLPASATSKNKVPLVVFLHSLGGDISVYDVMAEELKAKNIASLAVISRGHSQSLTYMSGKKSYWQNFSNKQFARYPSDIITCIDFIKQNYVSIDVNKIAIVGSDINANAAILAAVKGGKSNIKTLVLFNPSISFKGLEIRHSLVKYGNKPIMIIAGKKDKIHHSAAMELYKYAQGHVELVILDNSSTGDNIIKTNIAVRNKVISWLVTYLK; this comes from the coding sequence ATGAATATGAAAAACACAATAATTTTAATATTAATTTTAGCAGTTGGAATATGTTTTTGCGCTGATATTGCATTTGCACAATCAAAAAAACGCACCACCAGAATATTAGAAATTCAAACCGGCGACGAGCTTATCATATCATCAAAATTAACCCTGCCTGCCTCTGCAACCTCTAAGAATAAAGTACCGTTAGTAGTTTTCCTCCATTCTTTAGGCGGTGATATTAGCGTATATGATGTTATGGCAGAAGAGTTAAAAGCAAAAAATATAGCCTCTTTGGCAGTAATCTCCAGAGGGCATTCTCAAAGCCTGACCTATATGAGCGGGAAAAAATCTTATTGGCAAAATTTTTCCAATAAACAGTTTGCCCGATATCCTTCGGATATTATTACCTGTATAGACTTTATTAAACAAAATTATGTTTCAATAGATGTAAACAAAATAGCAATAGTAGGTTCTGATATTAACGCTAATGCAGCCATTCTGGCGGCTGTAAAAGGCGGGAAATCCAATATAAAAACATTGGTATTGTTTAACCCTTCTATATCATTTAAGGGTCTTGAAATCAGGCATAGTTTAGTTAAATATGGCAACAAGCCGATTATGATTATAGCCGGTAAAAAAGACAAAATCCATCACAGTGCCGCTATGGAATTGTATAAGTACGCTCAGGGACATGTAGAGCTTGTCATACTGGACAACAGTAGTACAGGCGATAATATTATAAAAACCAACATTGCGGTAAGAAATAAAGTCATAAGTTGGCTTGTAACTTATTTAAAATAA
- a CDS encoding Hsp20/alpha crystallin family protein, with product MKFSLIKQQPSYFFENMHEDLNRFLRDSFGDNDFLSTAKMPQLWRPALEVKENKNDYKIKAELPGLNKEDIQVEIEKNQVSISAETKCEEETSDENVHLSEFRYGKFYRSIPLDNPIEIDKSDAEFKNGILKITLKKAETKENETKKIQVK from the coding sequence ATGAAATTTAGTTTAATAAAACAACAACCGTCGTATTTTTTTGAAAATATGCATGAAGATTTAAACAGGTTCCTAAGAGATTCATTCGGCGATAACGATTTTTTAAGCACGGCAAAAATGCCTCAATTATGGCGTCCTGCTTTGGAAGTCAAAGAAAATAAAAATGATTACAAAATCAAAGCTGAGCTTCCGGGTCTGAATAAAGAAGACATTCAGGTAGAAATTGAAAAAAATCAGGTAAGTATCAGCGCCGAAACAAAATGTGAAGAAGAAACTTCCGATGAAAATGTTCATTTGAGCGAATTCAGATACGGAAAATTCTACAGAAGCATTCCTCTTGATAACCCTATAGAAATAGATAAATCCGATGCGGAATTTAAAAACGGTATTTTAAAAATTACTCTGAAAAAAGCAGAAACCAAAGAAAACGAAACAAAAAAAATACAGGTTAAATAA